The Agelaius phoeniceus isolate bAgePho1 chromosome 2, bAgePho1.hap1, whole genome shotgun sequence region TGGTTAGTTTGGTTCTAATATCTGTCAAGCAAAAAATTCAGTGTTCattgaaaatgtaatttttttttcagaagtactTCTGTGTTCCGTAAACTGTTTGTATAACACCCATTGCAGTTTTATGCTGTCACTAATCACTTTACTGGTTAGTTAAACTTTGTGTGAATGTGAAcatgaagaaaatgaagagaCTTGTTAGTGCCAAAAAAGCTGTTAGTTATGACGTGCACTATTTGACAACCTGGTTTAGAATGCAGATAGTTTGTACTGCTCTTCTCTCTCActgtttctttcctctttctttgaTAACTCTTCTGTTGAGAGAAAAGActagtttattttaatttttttagaatcctgaagaaaaggaagaggatgTTGAAGCAAAAACTCTTAAAACATCAGACAACTTTCAGGAAGACaatgaagaaatgaaagaaaatctaGATCAGCTTTCAGAGGCAGGTGTAAATGTGAAAGTATTATACTCTAATGAAAAGTATTTGCAATCTGGGGCAGATATTGAACAGGACGACCATGAATCTGATGCTGAGAGAGAAAGCTCTATCCAGGAATCCAAGCTGGAAAATGAGCAGGAACTGGATGAGGGAGAGGATGAAGAAATAAAGCGTTACGTCTTGGAAAAGATTGAAGAAGCCAACAAAGAGCTGGAAAATCAGGCTCCTGTGGATGAAAAAAGAGAACGGAAATTAAAATTTGTGGATGAGGTGGATCTTCGTCCAAAAGGTGCTGAAGTTGGTAAAACTGACCTTGCAAGAGGAGATGTTTCAGATGGGCTGTCTCAGCTGAATATTTCTAACAAGGGACAGAAAAGCACATCACTTTCAGAACGTGCTGGCTCAGATGAGGAGAAGACAAATGGTAAAGTTCTAGTGGAAAAAGATGGAAAGTTTGAACTCTTAAGTTTATGTGATATTGAAAGCCAGGGCATTTTGGCCCCAATAAGTGTTTATTTTACAGATATTGAAACTCAACAGACTTCAGAACTCACTGCCACTCAAGTGAAAGAAATGCCTCCATCTGACTCTAAGCAGCAGCCAGATTCTGCTTTGAATGGTgcaaaaaatctgggaaaacaGAAGACTGAGTCTGCAAACATACCTGTGAAAAACTCCACTTACACTCTTACTCCTAGACAAAAAGAATTAAGGAGGCAGATAGAACTGAGGAAAGAAAGACTGAAGAGACAGGTAAATACATAGAGAAAAGTAAATCACAATGACCATCCTGTTCCTCTGCTCCACAAAGACTATGTGCTCAGGGTATTTACACTATTCTTCCTTGATAAAAGAGGCAGCAATAATAGTTGTAGTagtaataacaacaacaataataaaaacaataattCTCTGGGGTTTGTATAGAATCTTTCAAAGCTCCTTTCCCAGAGTGGCATAGGATCATGCCTTGCTCAGAGGAGAAATGAAGTGTTTATTTGATACATCCTTCATAAATGGGCCTTCTTCTGTTACAgttttcttgctgcttttgcttcttgGCTCTCTCTCTACCTAGGTTCTCTTACAGTCCCACAGTTTATGGAATGTAGCACATGGTGTCACATCTGCACATATTATACTGCAGTGCAGGAATTTTATATTAACCACAGTAAAGCTGGGGCACATCTGGGTACTCAAGAAGTATGGATTGGGCAATTATCACATGGGAGAGTACTCAGGTCATAATATAACATTTACATAGCAGACAGACTGTAAGAACccttttaattctttctcagttcattacacagaaaaaaaaaatataagagaGAGTCAGCCTCTGATAGCTGTAATGAGGATTTCAGAAATCTTTACCAGAGAGTTAAAAAATGttgatgtttttttcttctttttgcatTATAATGATACAATTACAAAAAGGTAACTTGCTATGTGTGTTACTCTATAAAAGGAGCATGAAGCATATGCCATTTTTCTCTGCCATGATGTACTAATTAAGCTGGCTAAGTAGCTTCCAAGGTTACTGTCTATCTGTGGAAAGAGCTCTAGGCTGCTTTATTTGAAAAGGTTGCTGAGGCTCAGCTTAGTAATGAGGGGAATGAAATCTGATGAGGAATTGAAGTGGCTTTTTTGCACACACAAGACTAGATCTCTTGAAAACATACTCTGTATATTTAATGTAGAATGTAGGGTAGTGAGGGGAAGGAAGGTTATTTTCCTAACAGCGTGTGCTAAATTTCTTCCTTTGTTGGCTGACTTACGGAAAAGTAAGCATGTGTTACCTTATTTCTTCATTCTGGAATGGAATTCTTCCATTCTGTGATGGATTTCACAGACATTAAACATTTCTTGACTTTACTAGAATCTATCTGCTTCATTTTGGTggcatttccttcattccagtAAATTAGAAGTGGTAAGTTTGGAGGATATAAGTATCCTCCAAACTTGTATGTACCTTATATCCTCCTCAAACTTTTCAACTTCCCTAGGATATTTTAACCCCCTAGTTCATTGCCTAAGCATAACCAACTTCCTCAAAGGAGGACAAAACATTGCCTCCCATCTAATCGACCTATCCTGATACAAAATATTAGGCCCAGAAGGACTCGCCAACCTACAACTAACAGCAACCAAAACCGCCACTACGTTCCACTCAGGCCTAATCAAAGCCTACTTAGGATCATTTGCCCTAtccatcctcatcatcctcataTCCACATACAGAAATAACCAATGGCCCTCAACCTTCGTAAAAACCACCAAATCCTTAAAATCATCAATGACGCCGTAATCGACCTCCTTATATGTAGGTAAGTTTGGAGTACATAAGTAGCCTCCAAACTTGTATGTAGGTGGGAGGAACATCATCTATTTGCAAGATTAGATTTCTTGAAGTATTGAAATGAGTTGGGATTATAGCTTTTGTGTCAAAGAGAGTAAATCCTGGTAAAAAATGTCCTAATCAGCTTTCTGAAGCATTAATTGAaactttttctcttccttgtaGATACTTATCCTTAGCTAAAATGTAATTCATAAGTAAAAGAAACTTTTCTCAATTTTGTAAATATAATTTTGTACACTTGAAAAAAGCCTGAAGCTATTTATACTCCTTAAGTAAATACATTGCAACTTCATGTCCAAAAAAGGTCCTTATAAATAAGGTAGTGCCTGCAATCCATGTGTTGCTATATATCCTTTAGGGTTCAGTGGTCCATCAAGCCGGAGaggtgcattttttttttaaatgtatccATTTAAAGTGATTCTAAGCTAACTAGAGATATTGGGCAGACTTAATTTTAAGAGTTTTTGCCTGATGCTATTTGAATGTCTGTGAGTCAAGAGGTGTCATGGAAACGGAGGTAATCACAAAAAGGACTAGACTGAAAGTGTCTGAATATATCACAAGCAAAAGTGCTCCAAGCAACTTCTTCCCAAATGTTGTATCAGCTGTGATGCAGTTTTTGAGTATTCTTGTTTCATCTGTATTTTAGTGTGTGTCTCATGCAATTCAAATGGCTTATTTATTGCCTGCAACAGTCTTTGCAGATTAAGATCATTCTCTTAAAAATGAAGTTTATTCAGTTTTCCTTCCACctaaggaagaagaaaagaacaaagaactagaagaaatgaggaaaagacAGAACGAAATAGTTTTTAAAGCTTGGttacaaaagaagaaagaacagGTACAACAAGAAAAGCGAATTCGTCGTGCAAAGCGGCTGGAAGAGCTGAGGATCAAAGTAAGGTCTCCCTAATCTGGAACTGGGATCTATAGTGCTCTTGTTAAATAGGAAAGCCAAATTCTAAATCTGCCTTCTTAGCTAAGTGTATGAAAATTTACAGCAATGGGAAATGTTCTTGTTACATTGTTTTCAGTGAAGAGGTAGACCTGCAGGTTTTTATTGATCTACTTAGCAGAGTGGCTTGCAGTGTAGAAGCAGCACACATGAATTTAACTATAAAATCACAGGGGATACAGTGATGCTCCCATATACCAGGAGAAGCCTTGATTGAGCCCTGAGTGAGCAAGCAGCAAGAAGACTACTTGGAGTGTGTTTCTTGCCATCAGAACTTGTTAGTAAGCAGTTAATGCACATGACCCAATCAAAACTCAGAGATTCAGATGCTGTTCTAAAGGAAAATctaaattcactttttttaaCATGGTGCTTTGAATGCTTACTTCTGTATACATTCTATGCCAGATTAGCATATGCTCTAGTGTGTTTATAAAGTGTGTTTCATGGAGGGGAGATGCCAGCAgaatacaaaaaaaccctattatAATGAAATTATTAAGATTATTATAAAGGTTATTTACTGATAACCCTTGTGTATACATGTCTTTTTTATTAATTAGGAGGTGCACAGGGATCCAGAAGAAGCCTACAGTTTATGGCTTAAAAAAAAGCACCAGCAATATGTGAGAGAAAGACGGATAGAAGTCTTGAGACGCCAAACTGAAGAAGTGGCCTTTTATCCAAGCCCAGAGGATTGTGACAGAGCTTTTAGAGAGTGAGTAGGGTCATTCCTAAGAGACCACATTTGAAACTTTTGTAGTCTATCATCTCAAACTATAGCTATCT contains the following coding sequences:
- the CCDC181 gene encoding LOW QUALITY PROTEIN: coiled-coil domain-containing protein 181 (The sequence of the model RefSeq protein was modified relative to this genomic sequence to represent the inferred CDS: deleted 1 base in 1 codon), which produces MSEKEAQGDVGDSTENAEYEDDFEKDMECLTDEEEKQNPGEKENPEEKEEDVEAKTLKTSDNFQEDNEEMKENLDQLSEAGVNVKVLYSNEKYLQSGADIEQDDHESDAERESSIQESKLENEQELDEGEDEEIKRYVLEKIEEANKELENQAPVDEKRERKLKFVDEVDLRPKGAEVGKTDLARGDVSDGLSQLNISNKGQKSTSLSERAGSDEEKTNDIETQQTSELTATQVKEMPPSDSKQQPDSALNGAKNLGKQKTESANIPVKNSTYTLTPRQKELRRQIELRKERLKRQEEEKNKELEEMRKRQNEIVFKAWLQKKKEQVQQEKRIRRAKRLEELRIKEVHRDPEEAYSLWLKKKHQQYVRERRIEVLRRQTEEVAFYPSPEDCDRAFRDWLRRKREEKQAAELAAKERARQLRLEARRARQMRNIHYINSEPKFFCFSDHYS